The Hemicordylus capensis ecotype Gifberg chromosome 5, rHemCap1.1.pri, whole genome shotgun sequence nucleotide sequence AAAGCAAACTGGAAGTCTCCCAGATCTCCTAAAATGACAACCCCTAGAGAAGCAGCTTGGAGACTATCAGTATTCAAAATCGATCTTTCACATTAAACCAGTCTCCACAACAGTCTTTCACAACCAAGGCAAAAGCATAGTTAAAACAGCTGTTGACATACACAGCACTAGCCTGCCTTATTTTATACCAATAAAGATGAACCTAACTGTCCATTTTTATAGTTTATGTCAAACTGACTGTAGGTGAGTGAAACTAGCTACTTGATAGGAATCCAGGAATTTAGAGTCACTGGTTCGTCAAAAAAATTGCAAAGCTGCCCCAGGTAAAAGCCTATGGACCAAAAAGGCAGTTACACATTTTATGACCCATGAAGCAAACCACTGTGTAACTTGAAAAGCTGGTGTGGGGTATATGGGTCTGCAAAATATGACTGATCTATACTTCATTGCTGTTCTCTGAAATAAAGTTATCTGAATAAAACCAGTCAAACtttatttataacttttaatgTCTGTCTCTCTGCCCGTCTACATATTTGCACTTCCATAAGGAGAGAATCTGGTGCGGTGTCAGCAGTACCATGCCCTATGCGTAGCCCTATGTGCTTTCCAACAGCTGAAACCTAGTTGAGATTTCCTGTGTGAAAGCAGAATACTGAATTTGATGATGCAGAATGAAGTCTGCCTGACAAGTTCAAGCCTCTTTTGCCTCAGTAATATGGTGTGAATATGTCTGTGACTCAAGCTGGCATTGTAGGTTGCATCTGTTTGAAACCATAGGATTTTGTAAACCTGAATTATGAAAACTATTTTCtgggtgcattttttttaaaaaaggcttgtTTTAAAAATTCCAGCTGAATTCTCAATTCTGAAGATTTAACATGAGTCATAATTTGGAACTTCTCAATCCTgatattctttttaaaacatcATGTGAATGACAATAACTAAAAGGAGAGAGACTTCGATATTAGGTTTGTGTAATTATTTGGCTCTCAGTATTTGAAGCTGAATAACGTGCACATCAGCACTGGCTCTGGGTAGAGGCAGCCTTACCCATAACTCACAGAGGCATGCGAGGCATAGAACAAGGGAGGGTCCTTACAGGGAAGGCCCTTACATAGCGGCCCAGCAGTATCTGGGAAGGTGCATAGGAAGgcatacacagagtgctgggaagaatAGTCTCTCTCAACAcatttccccatagagctctctggggaaagcactggtAAGGACTCCACTTTCTAGTTGCTGAGGCTTCCTATGGCTCTCAGGAAGGGCTTTCCCCAGCACTGTGTGGAGGTGAGTGAGGGAACAGCCCGCATTGTGTGGGACCCAGTGATGTGCACATTATTTGGCTTTGGCTCTTCTAAGCTACGTAATTGCACAGGCCTATTAGATACACATTTTATAGTAATAAGGCAAATGCCACCAAGAAGATAATCTTGATGCTTGGTGTAAACATTGTGTAGGCAAGGATTCCAGGAGCCAAAGCAGCTTGTGTATGCATGCAGTGTACACCTGCAGTGTACTTTGGCACATGCACAGAAATAGTGGTGATGGGTTTCTAAACTTTCCCTTTCAGCAATTTCCCCACACTAAAGCTACCCTaacggcacagtggggaagtaacttgcctggagaacaagaggttgccagttcgaatccccgctggtatgtttcccagactacgggaaaaacctatattgggcaacagcgatataggaagatgctgaaagacatcatctcatactgcacgggagatggccatggtaaacccctcctgtattctaccaaagaaaaccacagggctctgtgggcgccaggagtcggcaccgactcaatggcacaactagTCCTCTGGAAAGATTTCAGAGTGAATTTACATGACCCTGAGGCAAGCCCACCTGCTTTCAGTCTTGGTTCAAAACTTAGTCTGTCATTCTGTACATCGTTGGAAATGTTTGTAAAGCTGAATTAATGCAAAGTATTGGTCTGTGCTAGCAACATGCAGCTTATGAGTGGTCCATCATAGGCATATTTGAAGTCCGTAATCAAATCACTAAATTTGCCTATAATCAAATCACTAGTTTTTGTTCCAGCTGTGCTGTGACAGACAATGCTCCAGTTTAGTTCTGGTCCAAACCAATAGTGTCTGACAACCAATTCAGCATACCTCAGGAATAGAATTGGTTCCACTTCGGGTGGAAAGACTTAAATATAGAACCATACAGTGTTGGCTTGCAAAATGAGGTTGCACAAGGTAGTTAGTTCAAATTGCTACAACTATCAGCCATAAATACAACCCCAAAGTATGAGGCACACATGAAATGAGAACTAAAACACTTAACAGTACATTTGTAATGTGTTTTGAATTTGTACTATTTAAGTACTGTGGATTTCTCTCTTAAAGTACCTGGCCTTGTTCTACCTGTTCTTTCCAAGCCGATTAATGGGGCAGAGTACAGAAACTAAGAACATGTATAAAAATTATCCCAGAGTAAAATAAATCCCAGAGTTTTATATGCTTGCATATCATTTTAGCTGGGGACTAGTAACTGTACCATCACATCAGGTtgctttttttttccccttgtttTTTTAGTTGAACCCATATTTTGAAACCAGTAACTTGAAAATTGCTTCGGGTTTTAATTCAGAGAGATTTTCAAATCATGAGTTAAATTTTATTCTGGTTCAGAAAAAATAATCTAGGGTTTGGGTTGTAGATTCAGTTTGATTCCTTGTCCACAACGAAATATGAATAGGCCTCAAAACTGGGCTACTAGGAGTTATTTGAGATTCAGTTTTAATGCACTGGAATATATTCTTTAGCTAAAATATTGCAAGAAGCAAGCAAAAGAGGCCAGGCTTGACCTGCTATATTGGTTTGTGTCCTTGCCTAACACACGTGGGGTCTTTGCCACAAATGGGATTACATCCCAGCAATACACATTTTTGACAGATCCTTTCTCCCATGTAGAGTTTAAGATGGTGGGATTTACCCACATATAAAATCAAAACACAGGGGTTATTTTTAAACCCACACATGCACTGTTCCCCTTTATTTGTAACAAATGGAATGAAAATCAAACATGAACATGGAAGCTCACCTTTTCCAATATAATATGCAGATCCTCTGCTCCAGTATAATGTGGATCCAGGATTAGAAATTTTATGTGTCCTGTGTTTTCATTCCACGCTACTCCTAGTATTGTGTGAGCCAAGACTCCGCCACCTGAATTGggaaggcagggggagaagacaAAGAACGTAGAATTGCATATTCAAGAACAAAATAACTGCTTGCTCaataacaacattaaaaatttctGCTTCCAAATATCTGCATGTCAGCTCCAAAACGAATTTTGTGGAATGCATGGCAGGAAAAACTGAGGACAAGTGACCAAAAGGAGTCAAAATATTATGTAGAAAAGAAAATTCTACATAACTAATTTGATTTCCAGTCCTAAGGACTCTCTAAGTCTGCTTACCACCACCTGACAAAAAAGCCTCATGCATGAGCTTTAGGCAGATAAGGTTACTTCTGGAGGAGTTAGCCAGATTAAACACCAAGATATTCCCAAACACCAAGAAAGATCTGAGTTATCCCCCTCAGCCCCAAGTGGGCATGTTCTTTTTTTCTATCAAATCAGATCTGTCCTGCCTCAGAGCTAGTGGGaggggataacccatgagatgatCCTGGCGACAGCAACCAAGAACAAACCACATTTTTAATGTCATCAGCAAGTTATGAGCAATGTGCTGAAATCATGAAAAAAGGCACACACAAGCACTGTGTTTACTGCCTGAAGGGACTAGTATAAGAGCATCTCAAGTGGGCACATGGAGGCTAAAGCACGagttagatatttatttatttatttatttatttattacatttatatatcgccccatccataggctctgggtggtgcataacaaattttaaaagacataaaaacaaataccatataaaaccaattaaaatactaaaaacagtttaaaaaccttggaaggccaggccaaacaagtaagtttttagggctctcttaaaaggacaacagcaagcctaaacagTGGATATCtgcggggagtgcattccatagcccaggagcagctacagagaagcccAGTTCCgatcaccaccagacgtaccagtggtaattgACCTTTCCAAATGACTTCAATGTGTGATGGAGATCACACAGATATAGAAAATAAAGGCTTGTCTTAGTCAGGACTAAATCCCAGTTCATTTGTTAACTGGAACAGTGCTTCTCTTTGCATGATGGAAGCACAGGCACAAGCATGCAATGTCCAGTAGTGTAGGAATTGCTCATGTGATTACATCCTCCTCCTTCTTGGGAATGAAATTGTGCAAGTGAGTCTTATGCATGAGCAGGTGTCAATGTGCTCCATCCAACTCATAAGTTATATTatctttggggtggggtggggtggggtggggtagatgCAATGCATGAAGAGATGCATCACCTTAATAATGTATGAACTGCAATTAAGAAATTTAATCTGTTTTCTCCCCACCATTCTTCTTTATCTTGTTATATCAAGCCTACATCTCAGAAACCAAAACACACTTTTTATAATAACAGAAGACATTTTGGCAGCAGATGTGTCAATCTTCTGTGAATGTGCCTGCCTGCAGCACTTCTTTGACACAACTATCATTTGTAAAAATGAACAGCAAGGAAAACGTCCAGATTTTATGGATATATCCCAAGGTCATTTAACACAATTCTGTTTGGATCAgttccttcttttttaaaaaagaaaagaacaaaaatcacTCTTGGAAGGCCACCTACAGCAATGTAGGTGGTCATATCGTGTTTTCTTCTTTAGGAAGTCctcacaccgggggggggggggggagccagatgTTTGACTGCTATTAAGCTACTTCAAAGCTATCTAAAAAGGATAGCAAACCAGAAGGAAGGCCATGATTCTCAATCATGCGGTTCAaattttttggggtttttttaaagaacgTTTTAAAAATAGGCTGAGTTTAAGTAACTATTTAGTGTTTCCGATTTAAAACTATGATTGTATCCTACAGACTTAATGGGGAGAAAAAGATGCATTCTAAATAATTTTTCGAATCACAAAACATCTAATTAGCTTAGAAATGCTGAGGTCTGAAAAATTATTTTGAGTGCATTAAAAAAATACAGCCAATTATTTTGGAGGGTGGACTGGCTGATATGATGAGAAGGATAGGAAGGATGCCtaagttgtccttttaatttcaatgggactactttgagtaatttcccttatCCTGTCAGCCACAAGTTTTAGACTTTAGGCATGAGCAATGGCTTGGACTTCCTTACCATCCTAATCATGAGCaggaaagcagggagaaaaataGGAACACACACCCCTTCATTATAGCAGAATAATATACAAGACCTGATACATGGGACCAATAGATCATTTTAAGCAGACTCTCTAAGTTGATGTTTTAAACTTGCAGGGAAGTAGAAAGAGAGCTACAGGAGACTTGGCTTTACATGTTGGACATATATTAGAACTACTACATGGTGCAGCTATTCCTGAGACGACACCATCCTAAAATGCATCTAGGGGGAGCACATGATTGAATGCTCTCCCACATAAAAGcttagtggctgacatcaagactagCACTGCACTAATGCAGCGAACAGAGATGCACCCATGCAAGAAGGTCACACAGCAGACTGGATGCTCCAagttgctcagtctcttgcaCAGTTGGTCTGGCTGCACAACAGATAGCCGATAGCTTTGCATAATACCCTGCAATATATATGGGCTGAAGGAGacgtttcacagcaggaggcatgccgCAAGATGAACAAGGGCACCCTGATTGCGCTGGCACCACACTaggtctggaacacaagctcctgacttgccagaactagctagtgcaacatccttgcactaatgCAGCGTTCGAATATCAGCCATTGTCTGTGAGAAGccagcacatcagggagaaaggttctagccTAGCCTAGCCCAATCTGCAAGCTTTTCACTGGGATGGCATTTTCCACATGGGAGAATATTCAAGCATGCAGTCCTCTATCTGCATTCTAAAGTGATGCAGTCCCAGGAAGGCTAAGAAATAGAACAGGAGTCTTCAAAGCCTAATATACCACGTTAAAAGGCCAGATGAATATTCAGGACAGACAAGTCTGGTAATATGGATTTGAGGTATTAAATGGCTTACCAGTCATCACTGGTGTTCCCTCAGTCTTGAAATGATTAGCAAGTTCTCTTCCCTGGGAAGCAAGTTCAGAACCTTGGCTATTAAAAGAAAGGCTGTCATCATTTGCACTTtcagcaacaccatctggatGCAGTTGCTATAGATACATCTTAAAGTATTAATGTATCTCTGTGAATTGGCTCAACGTGCACATTATCAGGAGTTCTTTCTCCAAGAAAGAAGTCATCACACTTCTCTTAAATAAAAATCCCTCCCTCTCACCTCTACGATTCAGCCCACCAGAGCAGAAGGATGGTAAGCTGCCTTGCCATTGTCAGCTATGTCCAAGTTaccagattttatttttgtaaacagtTACTGAATTAAATTGCTGTGTACTAGGCTGCACACTCTAGATCACAAATCTCACTGAATATAACCTTTGTATTATCTCAAAAGGGAAGTCTCCAAGTTGTTCTACATCTCCTATTACAAAAACTCTTACTATTAGGTTTTTCACACTCCAGATCATCAGCAGATCACCTGTAAATATAAAACTCTAAAGGAAACTGTATGTTGCTGCCAATACTAGGTACCAAAGCAACACTAAGAAATAAATTATTTACCTGTAATATGAAATAATGTGAAAATAATCACATTATTGTAGCAGTGGATTTGCTCTAAAATGAAATTACTATTGAACAAAATGTTCTCTCTTATGCTGTTATAGAGTTGATCATCATATAAAGTGCAAAATCAATTGGAGTtgtacaggatttttaaaataatgaacatAATGCTAAGTGACAAAATACCCACTCTCTAGCCACATAGATGCTTACCGAAAAGGCTTGTTTTTGGACCATGAGAGCTGATTATTTATCCGTCATAATGGCACATGAAACTATACAGTCCCAACAGACTTGGCTAATTAATCTCACAAAGCTTTTTTTATTTCTACATTTTTTACTCTGCCCTTCTTTCAAAAAGCTCAGGACAGTGAACATACCCCACCCAGTTTTACCCTTACAATAACCTTGGATAGGTTGGGTTGAGGCAGTCAACCTGTCAGGAatagagagagggtgtgtgtgtgtgtgtgtgtgtgtgtgtgtgtgtgtgtgtgtgtgtgtgtgtgtgtgtgtgtgtgtgagagagagagagagagagagagagagagagagagagagagagagagtgagagagagagagagagagagagaaaccagccTAAGATCACACAGTGAGCTTCAAGGTGCAGCATGCATTTGAATTTGAGTCTTTCCAGCCTTAGTCTTTAGCAACAGTCCAAATCAACTAtaacatgtggttttctttgaagaGTTGGAACTATGGTTTTCATAGAATTCTGCTGCCGTGACCCATCCTTTGAGGGACCCATTTCTTGGCTGGATTCTTGCAATCTTAGTTTTTAGGCTGAATCCTGATTTGCACAAGCAGAACAAAGTTTGTGCAGGGATATTCCCTATTCCTCCACACagtagcccctgccccccccccagcctctttTGAGGGTCCTTATAAACTAGGGACAGAGACACCATTAGCAAGCAGAACTCTACTCATTAAAAGCACCAGTGCCCAGTTTCCAGGGATCCCTCCTCCCTCTACAGGTCAGCTCCCCATGGTCCATCCCACTTAAGGGTCCCCTAATCTTCATGAAAGGTTTTGCAGTAGGTGCAGGGAGCTGCTGTGGAGAGTAGAGGTGCAAGAAGATCTCATGGGAGCTTCATTCCACTCATGCAAATTAGGATCCAAGCCCATTGGAAATGCCTTTCTTAAAATGTATTCTTACCtaacaaacaatatttttgaAGTTATCCCCAGTAGTTGGTTTAATACAAGTTGCACTTCAATAGACCCAATCCACTGGCGTGATCCAACAAAACCTGGTGGTTTGTCTCCAACATCAACTAGAGCCTTGGGAACCACCACAAACAAAAACAGATGCAATAGTCATTTGTACCATAACTGTAATCATTATTGCATTTACCTATTAAATAGACTTTTAAATCTGGCTTTTTAGAAATAAAAGTATAAGGAGAAATTTATCAAATTGAAATAGTTATTTACACAAAATTGGTATGAAATATAATCAACATGAGATGTGCTGTGAAGGTTGACACTAGTAATTTATTGCAAGGTCACATCATGCTCCAACACAGAAACCATCCATATCACAATAAAGTCTGCTTGCAGCCAGTGCAGGATCAATATTAAAATGGTGCTCAACTACTATAGAAAAATCCATATGAATTAGTTTAGATGTTATCAAAAACTCACACAAGACACCAGAGGAAGGAACTCAATTGCATGTAATGCTGTCACTGTGATTACTACAGAACACTTAGGGCCAACAGCAGAGAGTAGCCCTCATTCCCTTGGCACACCCCAGTCTGGCTTTGTGTTGTGGAGGCCAGGCTGCGTTGGAGAGAAAAGGTATCCGTAACTTGTGCAGTctggttttcctttcctttccctcaagATGAGCTCAGTGTGCAACAAGCAATGAACCTGTTCTTCACCACTGATCCAAAGACAAGTTGACACTGCTTCCAGTCCACCTTCCCAGAGATCAAAGGGAAGCATGGGAGAACAGGTACTTGGCCCAGAATTATGGATCCCTCCACAATAAGTCAAGTAACACGCAAATGACCTAACTGAGCCTCTTCTGCCTTAGCCCATGATGGCATCCACCTTTGCAACAGGCAAAGCTGGGGTAGGTGGTCAGGCAATGGCCTGACAAGACATGCTCCACAGCACTGATGTTCTGCTGACAATGCTATGTTGTCACTATAGGAGGCCAAGCAATGGGAGCAGGAGGGAAATCTGCTTCTTAAATGAATGAACTTGTGCTCGTATATATCATATAAAGTTCAGTGTTTTTAATTCTAAAATGCAAGTAAAGATTGAAATCACAGTCCCTCTTCATATTTATTTGGAAGTGTCCCTCTGAATTCCATGAAATTTACTTTCTAATAAGTATATTTAGGATTGCACCCCTAGAAAATTAACTAATAATACCACTTTTGCAGGACTTAAGCAGATAATGCAGTGCACTTCCCACACAAACTATTTAACAAGACTTATCAATGGTTTATAGACATTGTATACCTAGAAAATACTGGACACATTATTCACAGTCTGGAACTAGAAGGGTTATCAATAGTCACAGGGACATCCTACCTATTAGGTCAATCAGACCAATAGTGAAGGAAAAATTACCTTGAGCCAACACTATCATGGCACTACTATGTCTGTCCACTATGTAGTTCTCACTGTGGTGGTAGACCAGTTTCTGGGCTGTATTGGTTCAGCGTCAAACATGTTACTTTTAATCTATAATTCACAGGTAATCTTAAACCAGAAAGTGGACCAGAAGCAGTTCTTTTAAGTCTGAAACAAATGCTGAAGGGCTGATTCAGCACAGGAGTATGGCATGCAGTAAGGGGTGGGGTTAACACTTCCCCCTCTGCCATTTTTTCCACACCAAAATAGCCCCCAAAGCAGCTATTTGTGAAAATAAACTGCAGGTGTGTGCATGGGAGGGTGCAAATATACCTCCATAAAAAAGATGACCCCTGTATATAACAAAACAACAAGGGAAATACTCCACTAGAATCCTTCACCCTGACATCTCATGTTGAATGTGCAGgattttttattctttttttggtATGGAGGAACATTTCATCATGTAAGCCCCCACCTAAAGTCTGAAGTGATGTGACCCAGTCCCAGATTTATTCCCTTAATGAGAATTTCTCCCAAGATTGACTGGGAATGAAGCCTCAAGCCTTCGGGCCAAACCCATTCCTTACAGAAAACTGCAATGATAGAGCAGTGTCATACTGAGAAGCACAATAAATATGAAAACAGCTTGAAATTACCCCTTAGGTGAATGACAGCCATATAGAACCACTACATCTTGTTAGGTGCAAGCAGGTGACCCCTGAATAACCTCTCCCATCGCCAACTATCTCTTCTCAAGGAACCCAAACTTAAAAATCATCTGTACCTGTTGGATCTCCTTGTGGGTAGGTACTGATCTGTCCACATATCCCTGATGCCTGAACCACGAACATATAGTCTGTAGAGAACGATAGGCACAGCCCCAACCATTATCATCAATACGATCCTGCATGTAATGATGATAGCTATATGTGCCATATACCACATATACCTGTGCCAGAAAGAAAAAACATAGTCAGCCCTCAGATTTTCTACAAAAATAGTCATTCTGCCTTTGAAACATATGTTTTCAAACTAGGGATCTGGAACCAGAATTCCTATGAGCAAGCATGCACTAATTCGATCCATGGATCTCAAAATGTAAAGTAAGCTTCCCAAGGAAATCCTCACAGCTTCATTTGCCTGTTTGTTTACTGAGATAATAGAAGGTAATTGGGCCATATGCTTCTCATTTGTGTTAATATTGATCAATGGGTGCTAGAACCCAGGCAGAGTTCTTTCCAATTTTCTGATGGGTCTTATGTTTCCATGGAGTCTGAAACCCCACCCCTGTTTTCATTATGTCAGTCTGTTCTTAGGTTCGAAATTAAAATAAGGGCAACTCACCATACCAGACTCTATGCCAGGTGGACTGAGATGTACATGTGGGTTTCTCAGATACCCGTCTTTGAATGGCTCATCTGGAAAGTGATAAGCATTAGCCCTTCGGAAATAAGGTCTGTCCAACGGCAAATTAAATCGACTATGCAACTCCTAAAAACAAGGCAAAAATCAGAGTGTTAATCGATCAGAAAACTTGTTCATTTATTCTACTTTATtatgaatgcatttttaaaaacaaagactaTTTTAATTGCAGCATGCTGAACTACCTTCCTCAGTACTAAATCAACATGTTGTAATATTGTGCTTATCATCATGGAGTGGCCTTTGAAGACTGCTGGGATATAGCAGTTAGTTCAGAACATAGCTGCTGGGCTACTAACTGTGACTGGCTGTCAGGAACATATCCGGCCAGTGCTCAATAAGCTACTCTGGCTACTGATCCATTTCCAAGCACAATCCAGAGGGCTAAtgcttacctttaaagctctacatagCTTGGGGCAGGTACCGGAAGGAATGCCTCTGCCGGTGTTCCCTCTATTCCTCTCTACTTCTGTGCGTGGAATGAATTGTGTGGCAGTACCAAGGTAGTGCGCGCGCATGTGATTCAGtgaggctttcctgattcaacttgagcgggatcccAAAttcactgagcggacatcaaaaagcttgCACGCATACGcatatgtgcatgccttagagagaacattggcTGCTGCCACAAGCTTCTATCCATACACTGAGGTAATTTTTGGAGGCCTTCCTTCAGCGCCCCTGCCTTTGGAGGCGAGGCAGGTGACAAGAGAGCTTTCTCAGTTACAGCACCCCACTTGTAAAATATATCCCCCTAAGGAGGCTAGTATGGTGCCTACGTTATTCAGGCGCTAGTCAAAGCCTTGTATAATACTCCTAACACGGTTATAAGCAGAGATCACCTTACAACTAGCTCCTGTACATAAGAATCAGCAGAACTCTTAACATGCATACTTTAGTTTAAGGAAATAAGCTATACATGATTAATTCTACAtttataattattaataaaagTATCAGTCATAACACTTTGGTCAACACCCATCCAAACAAGCTTTCAAAGTCAGTCCTACCTGTCTGAAAGTCTCCAGCTGGTTATCAGAAATGCCTGTAGGATAGGAGATTGTTACAAGGTGCTTTTTCCCTGGTAACATGAAATGAAATTGTTCGGGCACCACAACAGATGTTCCTTTCATATGTTTCAAAATGCATTTTTCCATATCAGTTAGCTGTGTATGAATTGCATTAACCAGGAGACTTCTCACACTGCAAGTTATAGAGGATATGGGTAAAGAACCAGAATAGAAAAGCAGGGTCATTTTTCAGTGTCTGCCCCGAAGTTCTTTACGTTCAGCGAAAGCTAGAGGAAGAGAGCTATTTGCATaacaaacagcttttaaaagcttAACACACAACTTATACTATATATATAATTAAGGCTAATATGAGTTGACTGGTAAATATGAGCAAATACCAATAATTGTGCACATTTATATGAAGGCATGGAGAATGTGCCCAGAGAGACAACATTGATAGGGGATC carries:
- the UFSP2 gene encoding ufm1-specific protease 2 isoform X2, which encodes MLGFAYLVILETMDILFRIRGGLDLAFQLATTDDNSTKEALKYVFSDLSTKLASDVLVFRICNSSVYLWPNSGTNSAPAELTDDSACKEILRFIQFEQEDENKHRFFKKKDKKLQDSPIVNIDLMLEMTTTLEALAPIIEKENRGHHYISMTLPVDAVVSVSPEEMWRNVRSLLVNAIHTQLTDMEKCILKHMKGTSVVVPEQFHFMLPGKKHLVTISYPTGISDNQLETFRQELHSRFNLPLDRPYFRRANAYHFPDEPFKDGYLRNPHVHLSPPGIESGMVYVVYGTYSYHHYMQDRIDDNGWGCAYRSLQTICSWFRHQGYVDRSVPTHKEIQQALVDVGDKPPGFVGSRQWIGSIEVQLVLNQLLGITSKILFVSQGSELASQGRELANHFKTEGTPVMTGGGVLAHTILGVAWNENTGHIKFLILDPHYTGAEDLHIILEKGWCGWKGPDFWNKDAYYNLCLPQRPKTI
- the UFSP2 gene encoding ufm1-specific protease 2 isoform X1, whose translation is MLGFAYLVILETMDILFRIRGGLDLAFQLATTDDNSTKEALKYVFSDLSTKLASDVLVFRICNSSVYLWPNSGTNSAPAELTDDSACKEILRFIQFEQEDENKHRFFKKKDKKLQDSQPIVNIDLMLEMTTTLEALAPIIEKENRGHHYISMTLPVDAVVSVSPEEMWRNVRSLLVNAIHTQLTDMEKCILKHMKGTSVVVPEQFHFMLPGKKHLVTISYPTGISDNQLETFRQELHSRFNLPLDRPYFRRANAYHFPDEPFKDGYLRNPHVHLSPPGIESGMVYVVYGTYSYHHYMQDRIDDNGWGCAYRSLQTICSWFRHQGYVDRSVPTHKEIQQALVDVGDKPPGFVGSRQWIGSIEVQLVLNQLLGITSKILFVSQGSELASQGRELANHFKTEGTPVMTGGGVLAHTILGVAWNENTGHIKFLILDPHYTGAEDLHIILEKGWCGWKGPDFWNKDAYYNLCLPQRPKTI
- the UFSP2 gene encoding ufm1-specific protease 2 isoform X4 yields the protein MTLLAKRYCDLFNLSKKMRINIGFSKRRTKSYRTRTDEKVGRYLLVYRITSAVVDIQFLNICSSTSAFNIAIVSLQYGYNVMANNIALAQLLVLLPPHSTCLFSNLQPIVNIDLMLEMTTTLEALAPIIEKENRGHHYISMTLPVDAVVSVSPEEMWRNVRSLLVNAIHTQLTDMEKCILKHMKGTSVVVPEQFHFMLPGKKHLVTISYPTGISDNQLETFRQELHSRFNLPLDRPYFRRANAYHFPDEPFKDGYLRNPHVHLSPPGIESGMVYVVYGTYSYHHYMQDRIDDNGWGCAYRSLQTICSWFRHQGYVDRSVPTHKEIQQALVDVGDKPPGFVGSRQWIGSIEVQLVLNQLLGITSKILFVSQGSELASQGRELANHFKTEGTPVMTGGGVLAHTILGVAWNENTGHIKFLILDPHYTGAEDLHIILEKGWCGWKGPDFWNKDAYYNLCLPQRPKTI
- the UFSP2 gene encoding ufm1-specific protease 2 isoform X3, with product MQLPESLPLSVPLTDVVILETMDILFRIRGGLDLAFQLATTDDNSTKEALKYVFSDLSTKLASDVLVFRICNSSVYLWPNSGTNSAPAELTDDSACKEILRFIQFEQEDENKHRFFKKKDKKLQDSQPIVNIDLMLEMTTTLEALAPIIEKENRGHHYISMTLPVDAVVSVSPEEMWRNVRSLLVNAIHTQLTDMEKCILKHMKGTSVVVPEQFHFMLPGKKHLVTISYPTGISDNQLETFRQELHSRFNLPLDRPYFRRANAYHFPDEPFKDGYLRNPHVHLSPPGIESGMVYVVYGTYSYHHYMQDRIDDNGWGCAYRSLQTICSWFRHQGYVDRSVPTHKEIQQALVDVGDKPPGFVGSRQWIGSIEVQLVLNQLLGITSKILFVSQGSELASQGRELANHFKTEGTPVMTGGGVLAHTILGVAWNENTGHIKFLILDPHYTGAEDLHIILEKGWCGWKGPDFWNKDAYYNLCLPQRPKTI
- the UFSP2 gene encoding ufm1-specific protease 2 isoform X5, which codes for MDILFRIRGGLDLAFQLATTDDNSTKEALKYVFSDLSTKLASDVLVFRICNSSVYLWPNSGTNSAPAELTDDSACKEILRFIQFEQEDENKHRFFKKKDKKLQDSQPIVNIDLMLEMTTTLEALAPIIEKENRGHHYISMTLPVDAVVSVSPEEMWRNVRSLLVNAIHTQLTDMEKCILKHMKGTSVVVPEQFHFMLPGKKHLVTISYPTGISDNQLETFRQELHSRFNLPLDRPYFRRANAYHFPDEPFKDGYLRNPHVHLSPPGIESGMVYVVYGTYSYHHYMQDRIDDNGWGCAYRSLQTICSWFRHQGYVDRSVPTHKEIQQALVDVGDKPPGFVGSRQWIGSIEVQLVLNQLLGITSKILFVSQGSELASQGRELANHFKTEGTPVMTGGGVLAHTILGVAWNENTGHIKFLILDPHYTGAEDLHIILEKGWCGWKGPDFWNKDAYYNLCLPQRPKTI